One window of Phycisphaeraceae bacterium genomic DNA carries:
- a CDS encoding DUF167 domain-containing protein yields MSFARSISGGCEIFLKVVPGSSRDAIAGVLGDRLKVKVAAAPEGGKANKAVCALLASTLAVKSRDVSIIAGATSPEKTVRINSLTVEQAHQALRKFADQS; encoded by the coding sequence ATGTCTTTCGCGCGATCGATAAGCGGCGGTTGCGAGATTTTTCTCAAAGTCGTCCCCGGCAGCTCGCGCGATGCCATCGCCGGCGTGCTCGGCGATCGGCTCAAAGTCAAAGTCGCCGCCGCGCCCGAAGGCGGCAAAGCCAACAAGGCTGTCTGCGCTCTCCTCGCCAGCACGCTCGCCGTGAAGTCGCGTGATGTCTCCATCATCGCCGGTGCGACGTCGCCCGAAAAAACCGTGCGCATCAACAGCTTGACCGTCGAACAGGCTCACCAAGCGCTAAGAAAGTTTGCGGATCAAAGTTGA